Part of the Nicotiana tabacum cultivar K326 chromosome 20, ASM71507v2, whole genome shotgun sequence genome, AGGATTTTCAATCTTGCTGTCATGAACAAGATCTTCGACTATATAGGTTGTTTAAACTCATCGTCACCTCCTGTGCATGCAGAAACTTCATATGCTATGTAAAGCTAGAACAAGggcaaaatagaaaaatatatcCATGCTCAGTATAGCTAAAATTAAAACATCAGCAATTCTTGCATGTATGATGAAACATTGAATTTTCTGAACCTTTTTCTATTGTGCAATTTTCTTCATCTCATGCCTATGCTTACAATAGTAACATATTGTCAAGGCTGTCTACTGTTGGTTTCCTATTTTCTCCGTTGACAAAGCATTACTCTGCTTTTGAGTTAATTTCCATTTACATCAATGGCAACTTGTATATGCAACTTCATAATGAAAATAATATACAAAGGGTTGTCAAGAATGGCAACAAAACAGTTAAATATTTTCATAGTGCAAGTGCTACTTAAAGAATCGAGCCTGACCTCATAGCTGATCTCCTAATAGAACTAGCGGTCCTTAAGGAACAGCTATGAACTATGGTATCTGTTGTTGCGATGAGCCCTCAGTTGTATAAATGACAATTTTCTTGAAGTTGCTTGCCAAATCATATCCACTGCATCATTAGGTTGGGATGGATATTGGTACTCAAAATGCTTGGTGAGCTCCTTTAGCCTTTCCCACATTTTGGTCCATTGATCCTCCTTGATTCCTCTAAGAAAGTTCAGAAGATAACCCTTCTTTACGGCATCTGAAGAACGGACAAAAATGCAGAACTTGGAATAATCGATAACATCTTCAAATGGTAGCTCAATGTCATCACTAATTATTACAGGAACACAGTGACTAGCAATGGCATCAAATAGGCGATTGGAAGAGGGAGTGTCTCCAGCAATATTCaggcagaattttgaagaggcCATTCCTCGTCCAGCCTCCCTGACGCCGTTTGATCTGATGCTCCCAAAGGTAAAGTGTACATCTTTTTCATCCTTGAGAAGGTAGTATAATTCCTGACGGATTGTTCCACCCTGGTATTATATAAGCAAAGAAATGAGATCATGTACTTCAGGTCAACAGCATAACGATCAAGCTCCTATTCTCAAGCTTGAAAATGACGGAAACAAGAAAATCACAGTTTTGTTACTTAAGTGACATCTCAAAATCATAATAAATAACTTCATTTTTCTGTTTGGCTTCTTCTGTTCCTATCTCCCTTCTTTCTTGAGGAGCTACTGACAGTACCAACAGCTCATCATGGGATTCTTCTAGAATCTCTTTGATAACCTTAGAGCTAAATTAGATCTACAAAGTACTGAAACTATTAAAACAATTAAATCCATGAcatcttccaaattccaaactaTTAAAATAATCTATCATATTTGGATAAAAGAGAACCAAGGGAGTAAAGTGTGGAATGGCCAACGTTGACTCCGGGGGAAGGGGTTGGTGGTAGGGTAGGTCTAGGTTATCATCATATTAATAAAGGTcaacaaaaaaggagaaaagagaaaaacctGTTATACTTGAGCgatagaaataaagaaataattcaGTTCCTTTCTTAAATGCAGTACATCCTCAACTATTCCAATATTACAACATAGAAACAAAGCAATTGTCTGGACGTACCAGGCGAGAGAATATTAAGGTGCATGCTATTTGTGAACCATGAGTAATTTAAGTAGCATAGGGTATTAAAGGACGACAGAAGGGTTGAAATGAAAAGCTGCTGCTACTTTATTCTTTCAAATTGATTTCTTAATTTCCAGTGAAGGTTTTTACCATAATTAATAAGAGGATATGAATAAATTTTATCTGGCAATAGTACTCAAATTTCGCTGCTGCTAAGTAGATTGGGGTGCACCAACTAAATGCTGGCTATGTTATAGTTAGAATTTAGATTTAACTTTATCTGCCCTGAAAATAGCAACACAAGCGACAATATAAAACACAGGCAAAAGAATATATGCAACTTACATCTTTCCTATAAATTGCCCCCTGGAAATAAACCAATATATCACGCTGTCCAAAAGAGGGCGAGTTCTCAGCATCTAATGTCCTGACCATATGTTTGTAAGGAGCAATCACATCCTTTTCAATGTTTGCTGTTTCAGCTCGGTACCTTCCAAAATCTGCAAGGACAAACATGGCTGAGCCCAACTTCTTTCTTGCAACCAACATGCTATTGGGATGGTGAGCGACAATCAGATGATCCGCCCCGCCCTTTAACTTCCACTCATCTCTACTTCTTAAATACTCCACCACTCTATCCTGTAGTATTCTATTTAGACTTGCCTTCTCCTTCCCATGAGGCTTAGAATGCCGATTGTAACTCAAGGACGAAAAAAAAGGCACAAAAATCACATCGGCTTCACTCGAATTCTGCACTCTAATAGCAGTGCATGGTCTAGTAATATTTGGTATATTTGACGATAGAAGGTCAAGTGTAAGCCAATATTCGATGCTATGCTGTAAATTTAAGCCGCCAGGGTATGAGGGTACTTGACCCTGTATACCAACATTAGGCCACATTTCATTCCCACTTCCTTTCCAACCTAATAACCCAAAGTGAAATTCAGGGGTTAAGTCATACATATACACCCTAAGAAGAGCTTGTTTCGCATCACAAGCTTTATTAACTCCTACTCCAGCTGACCTGTTGCTGGAACTGGATGTTTGACATGCTACCTCTTGGCTTTTCAAGCTTTGTTCAGAAGAAGTTTCAGGGGTCAAGAAAGGGGTTTTAGATTCTCCACTTGTGACACTCGAGGTTGAGTAAAGGGAAGTACTATTAACAAGAATTAACCTAAACACTGATCTTGGTATGAAAGAATTGTCAGCAAATTGAAGAAGGGACAATGAAGAAACTACCAAAACGAAAACCGAAATGGCTATTAA contains:
- the LOC107814176 gene encoding putative arabinosyltransferase ARAD1 — encoded protein: MSLFLEKSMLASRFLSCLIAISVFVLVVSSLSLLQFADNSFIPRSVFRLILVNSTSLYSTSSVTSGESKTPFLTPETSSEQSLKSQEVACQTSSSSNRSAGVGVNKACDAKQALLRVYMYDLTPEFHFGLLGWKGSGNEMWPNVGIQGQVPSYPGGLNLQHSIEYWLTLDLLSSNIPNITRPCTAIRVQNSSEADVIFVPFFSSLSYNRHSKPHGKEKASLNRILQDRVVEYLRSRDEWKLKGGADHLIVAHHPNSMLVARKKLGSAMFVLADFGRYRAETANIEKDVIAPYKHMVRTLDAENSPSFGQRDILVYFQGAIYRKDGGTIRQELYYLLKDEKDVHFTFGSIRSNGVREAGRGMASSKFCLNIAGDTPSSNRLFDAIASHCVPVIISDDIELPFEDVIDYSKFCIFVRSSDAVKKGYLLNFLRGIKEDQWTKMWERLKELTKHFEYQYPSQPNDAVDMIWQATSRKLSFIQLRAHRNNRYHSS